GCTGAAGGTGCAGGAGCTGCCGGCGCCGGAACTGGTGCCGTTGGGACTGGCGCGGGTGCAACCTGAACCGGCGGTGGTGCCGGTCGTTGGACCGCAGGGGGTGCAGGCGCCGGTTGCGGCGAGGCCGGACGGACGGGCGCCGGTGCGGGAGCTGACCGCACCTCGGGCCGAGCCGGCGTTGAGAAGACACGATAGCGGGACGAAGATTCTGTGCCGGCCCCGCCCGACGGATGCGGCGCCGGGGAATTGAACCCGGGCGGCGTGCTGGGCCGGATCACAATCACATTGTTCGGCTGCTGCCGTTGTACAGTGGGTGCAGGAGGCGCCGCGGGAAGGGTCGAGGCAGCCGGTGCCGGAGCAGGTCGGGACTGAATTGCCGGCGAGGGTTGCGGCGCCGCTGCGGTCGGCCGTTGCGGGACTGGTGTCGAGGGTTGTGTCCAGGTATGGGTGGCCTGACTGCGTGGCTCGGACCGGATCGGCCGGGCGGGTGGGATCCCATTGCCTCTTTCACCGACGCGGTTTGGCGTTTCGGCGCCGCGTGCAAGAGGACCGGTGCCGAAAGATTGCGTCAGGGATGGCTGCTCCACCGGAGCCGGTGCGGGCTCGGGACCCGATTGGGCGGCCAGTTCGGGTGCCCGGACGGGCGGTGCGGGCCGGGTCTCAACCGACGCGGACCGCGATTCGACCCTGTGGGTGCGGACGATGGGTTGAGCGGCGCGTAGGCCGGCCCCGGGCTCAGTTTGAGGCAAAGGACCGGGACGCAGCGCCGGCTCGCGACCCGGTGCGGCCTCGCCCGCTGGAGCGGTTGCCACGGCGGCCGGGGGCGCCGGTGGCCGTTCAGGTCGGCTGATACCGGGCACCCGGGCCACCGCGGGGCCGGAAATGCGAAGTCGCGGCGCCACAACCTCGCCGCGGGCCGGTTCCCAGCGCTCTCGCGCAGCAATCAAAGAGGTCGGCTGCGTTCCTTCCACCGGTTCGGGTCGAATCCGAAGGGGTCGCACCTCGCGCCCGGTGCGTTCACGAACCTGCTCAGGGTCAATGCCACGGTTCACAATCCGATCGCGTTCCCGGACCAGACCGTCCTTGACCGGGCGGGATTCGTCCACCAGTCGTTTGCAATCGTCGTCCCTCACACGGTGCCGGTGCGGGTGCCGATCGTGGAAATGGCTCCACGAAACGAACGTGAACCAGCTCCAGCCAAACCCGTAGCTGCTGTAGGCGAAGCCGAACCCGGTAAAACTGCCGTAAGGCGGCAACGGCGCCCAACCACAATACCCCGGATGATACCGCCAGGTCACCCAGGCCGGCGCCCATACCGTGTCCGGCCACCAACACCAACCCCACCGCGGATGCAGGAACCAACGTCCATAATGAAACGTGGCCCATCCCCAGGTGTAATCCGAATGCCAATACCAGCCGTGGTCGGTGTAAATCCAACGTCCCCCATGGCAGTAGGGTCGCCAGCCGGGTTGACGAATCACCACGCTCGGCTGCCAGCAATAACCGTAGCCATCCACGTACACCCAGGTGCCGTAGGGCGAGAGCGCGTCGTAGAAGTACTGATAAGTGACGTTGGTGGTGGCGGCGGGGGCGGCAGCCGTTTCCGGGGGCGCTTCGGCGGGTGCGTTGGTAACAGGTGCGACAAACTGGGGAGCGGAAGCACTGATTTCCGGCGCC
This DNA window, taken from Limisphaera ngatamarikiensis, encodes the following:
- a CDS encoding DUF6600 domain-containing protein, whose translation is MKTGMPILSAGVASLLLCLIMAGCARATQPENRAEGQSAAASTNPTNAEPVAVGAPKSGAASATADDAIGLEVPEIPTDEPAAAPEPVLPPERPEPAPGAHVISVPEGLNLSPAAQELVRLARAAVPDSVMLAFVTNSTRTFNLGAEQIVYLHDLGVSSEVIRAMIEQDRRLRELGGQLPSLGDTAATAAAQSAAPATAPAPEISASAPQFVAPVTNAPAEAPPETAAAPAATTNVTYQYFYDALSPYGTWVYVDGYGYCWQPSVVIRQPGWRPYCHGGRWIYTDHGWYWHSDYTWGWATFHYGRWFLHPRWGWCWWPDTVWAPAWVTWRYHPGYCGWAPLPPYGSFTGFGFAYSSYGFGWSWFTFVSWSHFHDRHPHRHRVRDDDCKRLVDESRPVKDGLVRERDRIVNRGIDPEQVRERTGREVRPLRIRPEPVEGTQPTSLIAARERWEPARGEVVAPRLRISGPAVARVPGISRPERPPAPPAAVATAPAGEAAPGREPALRPGPLPQTEPGAGLRAAQPIVRTHRVESRSASVETRPAPPVRAPELAAQSGPEPAPAPVEQPSLTQSFGTGPLARGAETPNRVGERGNGIPPARPIRSEPRSQATHTWTQPSTPVPQRPTAAAPQPSPAIQSRPAPAPAASTLPAAPPAPTVQRQQPNNVIVIRPSTPPGFNSPAPHPSGGAGTESSSRYRVFSTPARPEVRSAPAPAPVRPASPQPAPAPPAVQRPAPPPVQVAPAPVPTAPVPAPAAPAPSAPGPSVRPAPATPAPPSAPPAGTGRGGAAPGRSRDAH